A window of the Chloroflexota bacterium genome harbors these coding sequences:
- a CDS encoding decaprenyl-phosphate phosphoribosyltransferase — MSSEHSIRNAGRQKRGSREVRESDAHSANTAAPESAIAAPDSPLSADTRPATAQGSVISVAGALLRSTRPQQWVKNVLVFAGVIFSQQLTDAAAVQSSVLTFGLFVLASGGIYLVNDMLDLDADRAHPLKRLRPLAAGEVPLSAAVVAAVVLLGGALIGAFFMQLALGAILALYVSMNLAYSAWLKHVVLLDVCIIASGFLLRAAAGVVAVLTPISPWLYLCTLLAALLIILGKRRSELALLGPQAAAHRRNLARYTTASLDRWLKRVAVTTAAAYVLYTLFSPATFGNPKLIATAPFVVFGLVRYLRIARAPGGAESPEALLVRDPWLLASVILWGATVLVLLYFV, encoded by the coding sequence GTGAGCAGTGAACACTCTATTCGCAACGCAGGCCGCCAAAAGCGGGGCAGCCGCGAGGTGCGTGAATCCGACGCACATTCGGCAAATACTGCTGCGCCAGAAAGTGCCATCGCGGCTCCAGACTCGCCTTTGTCCGCCGACACGCGGCCTGCAACAGCCCAAGGTTCAGTGATCTCCGTTGCCGGTGCGCTGCTGCGTTCCACCCGTCCCCAGCAGTGGGTCAAGAATGTTCTCGTCTTTGCGGGTGTCATCTTTTCCCAGCAACTCACAGACGCCGCTGCTGTGCAGTCCAGCGTGCTGACGTTCGGTCTCTTCGTGCTCGCGAGCGGCGGCATCTATCTCGTAAACGACATGCTCGATCTGGATGCAGACCGCGCGCATCCGTTGAAACGGCTGCGTCCGCTGGCGGCAGGAGAAGTGCCCCTGTCCGCCGCCGTGGTCGCCGCCGTCGTCCTGCTGGGCGGCGCACTCATCGGTGCTTTCTTCATGCAGCTTGCGCTCGGGGCGATCCTGGCGCTCTATGTAAGCATGAATCTCGCCTATAGCGCGTGGCTGAAACACGTGGTATTGCTGGACGTGTGCATAATTGCGTCCGGCTTCCTGCTGCGGGCAGCCGCGGGCGTCGTGGCCGTGCTTACGCCCATTTCACCTTGGCTCTACCTCTGCACGCTGCTGGCGGCGCTGCTGATCATCCTGGGCAAGCGTCGCAGCGAACTGGCGCTGCTCGGCCCGCAGGCCGCGGCCCACCGCCGCAATCTGGCGCGCTACACCACCGCGTCGCTCGACCGCTGGCTGAAACGCGTCGCCGTGACGACCGCAGCCGCCTATGTGCTCTATACGCTCTTTTCGCCCGCCACGTTCGGCAATCCGAAACTCATCGCCACGGCGCCGTTCGTGGTCTTCGGCTTGGTACGCTACCTGCGCATAGCGCGCGCACCCGGCGGCGCCGAAAGCCCCGAGGCGCTGCTGGTCCGCGATCCCTGGCTGCTCGCCAGCGTAATCCTCTGGGGCGCCACCGTGCTCGTGCTTTTGTATTTCGTATAG